The Halogranum gelatinilyticum genome contains a region encoding:
- a CDS encoding ATP-binding protein, with the protein MHVLGRTDDATASADATALADDTDSLPTGRLGSYRARDGSSGAQVGVDLDRPHAGLVVGKRGSGKSYTLGVLAEAAARADGVAPVVVDPMGVFSGLTRGDPDVPASAVSEPRVRADALSPTAWPTLLGLDATSAAGSLVWEAATETATLDGMAEYVADASAGETATRAAANHLRLADSWDVFAPDGLRASDLTGDEATVLDLSGRRPAAMNAVCAAVASGLYEARVADDTDRLPWLLVDEAHAFFDGVAADPLRTLLTRGRAPGVSLVAATQRPGALPDVAVSQADLLVAHRLTAETDIRALASAQPTYLGESLASRLPRGTGEALVVDDATESVHAVSVRERDTPHGGASARVSDL; encoded by the coding sequence ATGCACGTCCTCGGCCGCACTGACGACGCGACAGCGTCCGCCGATGCGACAGCCCTCGCCGACGACACCGACTCGCTCCCGACCGGCCGCCTCGGCAGCTACCGCGCCCGCGACGGCAGTTCGGGCGCGCAGGTCGGCGTCGACCTCGACCGCCCGCACGCGGGTCTCGTCGTCGGCAAACGCGGCTCGGGGAAGTCCTACACGCTCGGCGTCCTCGCCGAAGCCGCCGCCCGCGCCGACGGCGTCGCGCCGGTCGTCGTCGACCCCATGGGCGTCTTCTCCGGTCTCACCCGCGGCGACCCGGACGTCCCGGCGTCGGCCGTGAGCGAACCGAGGGTCCGCGCCGACGCGCTCTCACCGACCGCGTGGCCGACGCTGCTCGGACTCGACGCGACGAGCGCGGCGGGGTCGCTCGTCTGGGAGGCGGCGACCGAGACCGCGACGCTCGACGGCATGGCCGAGTACGTCGCCGACGCGTCTGCCGGGGAGACGGCGACGCGTGCGGCCGCCAACCATCTCCGACTCGCCGACTCGTGGGACGTGTTCGCCCCGGACGGCCTCCGTGCATCCGACCTCACCGGCGACGAGGCGACGGTGCTGGACCTTTCGGGACGGCGACCGGCCGCGATGAACGCCGTCTGTGCGGCCGTCGCGAGCGGGCTGTACGAGGCTCGCGTCGCCGACGACACCGACCGCCTGCCGTGGCTCCTCGTCGACGAAGCGCACGCCTTCTTCGACGGCGTCGCGGCCGACCCCCTCCGGACGCTTCTCACCCGTGGACGCGCACCCGGCGTGAGTCTCGTCGCCGCGACCCAACGCCCCGGCGCGTTGCCCGACGTCGCCGTCTCCCAGGCCGACCTGCTCGTCGCCCACCGGCTGACCGCCGAGACCGACATCCGGGCACTGGCATCCGCCCAACCGACCTACCTCGGCGAGTCGCTCGCGAGTCGCCTCCCGCGGGGGACCGGCGAGGCACTCGTCGTTGACGACGCGACCGAGTCCGTCCACGCCGTCTCGGTCCGCGAGCGTGACACGCCCCACGGCGGGGCGAGTGCTCGGGTGAGCGACCTCTGA
- a CDS encoding type II/IV secretion system ATPase subunit: MLGTHVRQQSLGRITHLMSNNNDTTPDSDVLTSDTDETLPTERSEDDLPTSGIGGLPTARADQRLRRHEAEPPIDEADPPALVTDEDFVHPETTDMPPEDIRAAILREVKEYFEQLAAQYEAGDAKHGEERWFDFARETLVPTDEFIETRWFNFDYLDQYEQVDRYWVNKPFAYVTVLYDREGKSFRYHVTEPVLNPFEQYAKDDLVRVVRNSLMYEEIETTDDREALFATKVSEIVDDHAATVDVGTVHKLIYYLFRDFLDFGHIDPLMRDPDIEDISCDGAGVPVFVYHCEFRDLRTNVVFEGQPLNSLTVRLAQRAGKHISVSNPLVDASLPDGSRIQLTLGTDVSARGSNFTIRKFADIPYSPVDMINWNTFDVDQLAYLWLAIENNRSLVIAGGTGSGKTTAMNAVSFFIPPDSKVVSIEDTREITLPHDNWIQGTTRPSATADGRGEIGTYELLQASLRQRPEYILVGEIRTEPKVAMTFFQAIGTGHTAYSTFHADSVESFLSRLENPPLGVPAQMIQDLDIVCIQKQVFQGDQRVRRNVRIAEVTRGDSHDSVETYTVFDRDPRTDEFVQKNESLALRNVAELRGWSDEDLASELANRRTVLAYLVDNEITDYRGVASTIHMFARDPEYVLGLIERDELDPTSFPSEA; the protein is encoded by the coding sequence ATGCTGGGCACACACGTGCGACAGCAGTCGCTCGGCCGAATCACCCATCTCATGAGTAATAATAACGACACGACACCGGACAGCGACGTGCTAACCTCTGACACTGACGAGACACTCCCCACCGAACGGTCCGAAGACGATCTGCCGACGTCGGGCATCGGTGGCCTGCCGACCGCCCGCGCCGACCAGCGTCTCCGCCGCCACGAGGCAGAGCCGCCCATCGACGAGGCCGACCCACCCGCGCTCGTCACCGACGAGGACTTTGTCCACCCGGAGACGACGGATATGCCGCCCGAAGACATCCGGGCGGCCATCCTCCGCGAGGTGAAGGAGTACTTCGAACAGCTTGCCGCCCAATACGAGGCAGGCGACGCCAAGCACGGTGAGGAACGATGGTTCGACTTCGCCCGTGAGACCCTCGTCCCGACCGACGAGTTCATCGAGACTCGGTGGTTCAACTTCGACTACCTCGACCAGTACGAACAGGTCGACCGCTACTGGGTGAACAAGCCCTTCGCGTACGTCACGGTCCTCTACGACCGCGAGGGCAAGTCGTTCCGCTACCACGTCACCGAGCCGGTGCTCAACCCCTTCGAGCAGTACGCCAAAGACGACCTCGTCCGCGTCGTCCGCAACAGCCTCATGTACGAAGAGATCGAGACCACGGACGACCGCGAGGCGTTGTTCGCGACGAAGGTCAGCGAGATCGTCGACGACCACGCCGCGACCGTCGACGTCGGCACGGTCCACAAGCTCATCTACTATCTGTTCAGAGACTTCCTCGACTTCGGCCACATCGACCCGTTGATGCGCGACCCCGACATCGAGGACATCTCCTGTGACGGCGCGGGCGTCCCCGTGTTCGTCTACCACTGCGAGTTCCGCGACCTCCGGACGAACGTCGTCTTCGAGGGGCAGCCCCTGAACTCGCTGACGGTCAGACTCGCCCAGCGGGCGGGCAAACACATCTCCGTGTCGAACCCGCTCGTCGACGCCAGCCTGCCGGACGGCTCGCGTATCCAGCTGACGCTCGGGACCGACGTCAGTGCGCGCGGTTCGAACTTCACCATCCGCAAGTTCGCAGACATCCCGTACAGCCCGGTCGACATGATCAACTGGAACACCTTCGACGTCGACCAACTGGCCTACCTCTGGCTGGCCATCGAGAACAACCGCTCGCTCGTCATCGCGGGCGGGACGGGGTCGGGCAAGACCACGGCGATGAACGCCGTGTCCTTCTTCATCCCGCCGGACTCGAAGGTCGTCTCCATCGAGGACACCCGCGAGATCACGCTGCCGCACGACAACTGGATTCAGGGGACGACGCGCCCATCCGCGACGGCCGACGGCCGCGGCGAGATCGGCACCTACGAACTCCTGCAGGCCTCGTTGCGCCAACGCCCCGAGTACATCCTCGTCGGCGAGATCCGCACGGAGCCGAAGGTCGCGATGACCTTCTTCCAGGCCATCGGGACGGGCCACACCGCCTACTCGACGTTCCACGCCGATTCCGTGGAGTCGTTCCTGAGCCGCCTGGAGAACCCGCCGCTCGGCGTGCCTGCCCAGATGATCCAGGACCTCGACATCGTCTGCATCCAGAAGCAGGTCTTCCAGGGCGACCAACGGGTCCGCCGCAACGTCCGCATCGCCGAAGTCACCCGTGGCGACAGCCACGACTCCGTCGAGACCTACACCGTGTTCGACCGCGACCCCCGGACCGACGAGTTCGTCCAGAAGAACGAGTCGCTCGCGCTCCGGAACGTCGCCGAGCTTCGCGGCTGGAGCGACGAAGACCTCGCGAGCGAGCTGGCGAACCGCCGGACCGTCCTCGCGTATCTCGTCGACAACGAGATCACCGACTACCGGGGGGTCGCATCGACGATTCACATGTTCGCCCGCGACCCGGAGTACGTCCTCGGACTCATCGAGCGCGACGAACTCGACCCAACGTCGTTCCCGTCGGAGGCCTAA
- a CDS encoding fluoride efflux transporter FluC, whose translation MKTEQVEAVALVALGGFSGAVLRYGVGLALPDVAGTLVANVVGSFVLGLFVSVAATRRTRLFLGTGLLSSFTTYSTFAVETAQLGPLAGTANVGVTYLLGFLAAGLGLALGGRR comes from the coding sequence ATGAAGACCGAGCAGGTCGAGGCCGTCGCCCTCGTCGCACTCGGCGGATTCAGCGGTGCCGTCCTCCGGTACGGCGTCGGTCTCGCGCTGCCGGACGTCGCGGGGACCCTCGTCGCCAACGTCGTCGGCAGCTTCGTCCTCGGTCTCTTCGTCTCCGTCGCGGCGACCCGCCGGACGCGGCTCTTCCTCGGAACCGGCCTCCTCTCGTCGTTTACCACGTACAGCACGTTCGCCGTCGAGACGGCCCAGCTCGGCCCGCTCGCCGGGACGGCCAACGTCGGCGTCACCTACCTGCTCGGCTTCCTCGCGGCGGGGCTGGGCCTGGCGCTGGGAGGGCGACGGTGA
- a CDS encoding fluoride efflux transporter FluC: MTAEGVLPALLVGLGGMLGAVSRHLVGQRLESSRATLVVNVLGSVALGAVVAGQLSGAFSETAGLLFGTGFCGAFTTFSSFAVEVASRSGEGRTVAAGRYAVTNLAGALLGVGVGAGLVSLL, encoded by the coding sequence GTGACGGCTGAGGGGGTCCTGCCGGCACTGCTCGTCGGTCTCGGCGGGATGCTCGGAGCCGTCTCGCGGCATCTCGTCGGCCAACGGCTGGAGAGCAGTCGGGCGACGCTCGTCGTCAACGTCCTCGGCAGTGTCGCGCTCGGAGCGGTCGTCGCGGGACAGCTCTCTGGGGCGTTCAGCGAGACGGCGGGGCTGCTCTTCGGAACGGGGTTCTGTGGCGCGTTCACGACGTTCTCCTCGTTCGCCGTGGAGGTCGCAAGCCGTTCGGGAGAGGGCCGGACCGTCGCTGCGGGGCGGTACGCCGTGACGAACTTGGCGGGCGCGCTCCTCGGCGTCGGCGTCGGTGCCGGTCTCGTCAGTCTCCTGTGA